The nucleotide sequence CTTCGACGTCAACGGTTCTCTTTCCTGCCGCGACATTTTCGGCCTGATGTTTCTTCAGCAGCGCCAGGTTAGTTTGAACTCGGGTCAGGTGCTCCATCGTCTGAATGTTCTCGATGTACTGCTGAATGTTTCTACGATTATCCGCGTCAAGCTTGCTGAGATCCGAACGGCCCAGCTTCTTCTCCTGAAGATATCGGTGTGAGTAATAGGACGGAAACTCATCCGACAGGCTGTACTTTACGACCAGCGGCATGAACGTCTTCAGGTTGAGTGTCGTTCCTCGTAGCGACTTCAGCAGTCGCTGTAACTCATCCTCCATCGCAGCGATCCGCTCTGCGACATCCGCACGGGGTAGTGCCAGCGTCTCATTTATCACCTGCAGACGGGCATCGTTCCCAACCTTAATCTTCCGCACTCCCTGCAGCGTGCTGAGTCCCAGAAGATTGCCGAGCGGTTCGGCCGAGCGAGGATGCTCGACATCCTTGTAGAGCACCGGGTTGATGTCGCCCCCGCATCCCTGCAGAAACAGAGCGATGGTCCCTTCGCTTAGGTTATCCTCAATGACACGACTGGCATACCCAATGATGTCCGCCGTGTTTCCTCCATTTGCCGCCCCCTGAATCGGATGGCAGGCAAAGTTGTAGAGGACGGCCAGCGTCGTTCCATCCATTCGGTCGAGCCGCAGAATCCCAATTTGGCGATCGATCGGACCAACCTCAGCCACCTCGTCATCCGCAGGCATGGAGTACGCGTGCCGGACATCGACCACCCGGCCACTTTTCAGTTTGAGCCGGCGATTCTCCATGATTCGGTCTTCGTGTCCCTCCCCTGCTCCGACCTTGACCGGGACCAGATTCTGCATGGCAAGCGTCACCGCTTTGACGGTCAGATCATCCGTATCTGCGCGAACGATCCCATGACAATGACTGGCATTCACCAGAAAGTTTTTGGGATTGATGCCCAGTTCCTTTTCCAGTCGAGCGCGCACCTTCGGGAGATAGTCGTTCTTGATGTAGCCGATCTCGCCGATCGCGACTGCGTCGACCGTCACGAGGACGACGAGTGTATTGTCGCTCTTGATCACCAGAGCCTTCGCATACAGCAGGTCGTTAACCGGTCCCGCGTCCCGATCTGTGATATCGACCTTTGCCGCACCGGCCATCAGCGATGCCGCGTTCGCTGCTGGCACGAGAATGCCCCCGATGAGAACCATCGTGATCGCTGCTAACCACCGTCCGAAAAGCAAGTTCATGGGATTCTAATCCTGTTCCAGTAGATCAACGCAAAGGAGGTCTCGAACCCGTCCGGAAACGCATAGGCGAACATTGTTTCGACATTAGTCCGACTGAGCAACTCGCAGGACGATTCTCGTGAGCCGCTAAAATGTTCGTGGGGGCTGGTCGACCGCAATCGGCGATCGCCCAGCCCTCCACGATTGACCCGATTCAGACTGTCCAGTCTTGGAAACCCACCCGGCCGCTGGCTGCCCTGAGAGGAAGGGACGGACCGGTCCTCAAACGCAGATCCGTGAATTCGGAAAATATTTGGAAGCAGGTTCTTGACTCCGTAGTATGGTACGGAGTCGATAATGAGTCTCAGTGAAAGCGACAGAAATCGCTGAAAGACGATCAAGCAACGGCCTGTGATCCCGGAAGTCTCGGGAAACGGACAGTCGCCGTCTGACAGCGGTGGCGGAGAAACGCATGGCGACGTTTACGATCGGGGCACTGGCCAAAGAGGCGCAGATCGGCGTCGAGACGGTGCGATTCTACGAACGTCAGGGACTGCTGGAACCGCCACAAAGGAAGGGATCAGGTTACCGTCAATACGACGAACAGACGGTACAGCTATTGCAATTTATTCGCCGAGCCAAACAACTCGGCTTTACCCTGAAGGAAATCAAAAGCCTTATTGCATTGCAATCGGATGTGGCAGCGCCGCGCAGCGAAATTCGGCGGCAAAGCCTGCAGAAGATCGCCGAAATCGATGCCAAAATTGCAGACTTGCAGCGAATGCGAAGCGACCTGAAGTCGCTTATTGACCAATGTCACGGGGATGGGTCCATCCAGGGATGCCCCATCCTGGACGCACTTCACGGAATGGATCACGACTGTCACTCGGGTTGAGACTATGTTTAACAGGCACACTATCACCGCTCTGACTTGCGTCTGCCTGGTTACCAGCAGCCCATTGCTGGCGGCGCACTCAGCCTGTTGCTGCACCAAACCAGCAAAGCCTGTTGCTTCCTGCTGCCAGACCAAAGCGAAAACGGCTGCTCAAGTAAAGGCGAAAGTTCGTCACTGCTGCGCCAAGCCAGGCACTCAAGTCCACCTCACGAAGCTGACCTGTCCCTGCTGTGTGAAGTCTATTCCACAGCCCCAGCCGACGAAGGTCAGTTCATTCACGGGCGGGGACGATGTCGCCTCACTGGCTTGGATCTCCGCTGCTGTTACACCCATTTCACTAAGCCTGACGGCCCTGACGAGCCCGCAGGCGAACTCTACGATATCCGGCCCGCCACTGCTGGCCCTTTACTGTCGATGGCTGAAATAAAGCATTCGAAGCCTCATCACTTCTTTGCTTCACGTTTCAATCATTTGTCAGTAAGGAATTTTGCTATGAACCGTTTTTCACTGCCCGCAATCGCAGCAACCCTCGTTTGTTCATTGACCTATGCACTCGCACCAATCGGTGCCACTGGGAATCTCCTCTCTCAGGCCTCCACTTGTTCGTGCGTCGAATGCAAATGTCCTGATTGCAACGGGGGTGTCTGCACCTGTCCGACTTGTGAGTGTGTCGGTTGCGGTTGTCGCGCCGATGCCGCTGATGCCACCGGTGCAACTGCCTCGTTGGCACTTTCCAGCTGCTGTGCGGTCGCCAGTGCGACGGCCGCTGCTTCTAACTGCAGTTGCTCACCCGACGGATGCGCAGCAGGTGGCTGCGAAAGTGCAGACTGTGCCGCCGGCGTCTGCCACGTCCAATAACCCCGCGACGGAGCGTGAGTGCCGTCGATAACACGACCTGCGGGAGCGACTTCGGACGCTCCCGCAGGTTTCTTTTTTTAAATACTTCTTGAAGATCCGATGTTCACGTCGAACTGCGCCAAATCCGCAGGGCGGGTCAATTTTTGCGGGTTAGATCGTGATAGTGATGACGTCCCCCATTCTGCCGGGCCAGACGCTTAAGGAATGAGTCCTTCGAGAGGTCTGCCTGGATTCCAAATTCCACCACGTGAATGGTCGCCTTGCTGCGATTCCGTCGTTGAATTTCACGGAGTTCCTGTGCGTCGAGTTCCGGCGCGTCGGCATCCGTCAACACAAACACCGTGTCCGGCCTGAAGCTGAGTGCCAACAGAATCGCCGCCATCCGATCGGTACCTGAATCGGGCTGAATCCCGTTGATAAACTGCTTGGCGGCTCGCAGATTGACCGAAGTGGCGGCGACAAGCTTCGTCTTGTCCTGGGGACGGCCAAAGGTGTGAATTGCCAGGTTGAAGAAGATGATCTGAAACTGGGTGTCTGGATTGAGTTGCTGCAGACTTTCCAGCAGGCGTCGTCGAGCAAGCTCCATGGCGCGATGCTGACGCATCGATTCCGAAGCGTCGATCACGTAAACAATCCTTCGCGTCGTGGAAGGAATTCCGAAGAACTGAGTTTGTCGTCCACCGGCAGCGGTGCTCGGTCCCTTTCCGTTACCGCCGTGGTCTGCGGCATCCGAATCGCTTGGCGCTACAGCAATCTCGTCTGTGTTAGAACCCGTTCCTTCCGAGTCCACATCCCCGTGCTCCTCGGTCGATTTCGTCTGAGAAGTCTCGACCGCGGCGGTTTCAATCTCCTCCTCGATCTCAGAGACGTGTTCCCGGCGACTCGTCGCCAAGCTGATGGAAGACGCGTCTGTAAACAGATTCTGTGATTCCGCGACGGTGGACTCGGGGGCGTCCGTATTGAAAACCGAGTTCGGATCAATCTCTTCGACGGCCAGCAGTTTCGGAGCCGACGCGGCGGGTGCTGGGGCGGCGGCTTCACTCACAGTAAACGCCCCGGATGAGTCTGCATTCGCAAGCGCGGTGTCCAGCTTTCCGCCCGATCCATCCCCCTCTGACGCATACCAGTCAACTGAAAAGACTTCTGTATCGCCACGACCGAACGTCCCTGCTCCGAAGGGACTCGTATTCGCCACCAGAAGCAGCAGACCCAGAACCAAGCCGTGAAATGCGATCGATGCCAGCAGGAACCTGCAGTTCGTTCCCCAGGATTGGGGACGCCCCCGCATCGCAAAATATGTCAAATTAGCGACCTTTCGCAGATTGCTCAGTCCCGCGTATTTCACGCGCCGCCACGACTA is from Schlesneria sp. DSM 10557 and encodes:
- a CDS encoding MerR family transcriptional regulator codes for the protein MATFTIGALAKEAQIGVETVRFYERQGLLEPPQRKGSGYRQYDEQTVQLLQFIRRAKQLGFTLKEIKSLIALQSDVAAPRSEIRRQSLQKIAEIDAKIADLQRMRSDLKSLIDQCHGDGSIQGCPILDALHGMDHDCHSG